A DNA window from Amycolatopsis sp. DSM 110486 contains the following coding sequences:
- a CDS encoding NACHT domain-containing NTPase: MASLGATFSALYQWAVERGADKLTAQRRARALGDPHRQLVAAEEDLAELRRVEFPAVSDGDSQAALDAAAVALDAADVGGLVRTNPAVLVDEDRLRARVRTAGGQALDAAALGADATAAFHRLLDECCRRVARRARAVDEVMRAVQAGMAGDVLKIRRAVADLQSQEDRRTRDRAEAFEQHYLSYLATDYATFELFQVGHGRAPVRHSFSQYYAAPSVTRQGGTAAGSALTGAGTNTAHALAAERRVLLVGGAGAGKTTLLQWLAYTAATAEFTGDGESEDPWRGVVPFFVPLREFADRGLPQPEDLVRVTAPALAGEKPARWVSELLRSGRAMVLVDGVDEVLQPRREEVRRWLEGLLRGYPGARYVVSTRPAVVDPEWPIAGEPFPAYELLPLSGRGMRELIGNWFSAARAMETDELQRSWLADCEQRLGDSLATRPDVRGLVSSPLLCSLLCALYRRENMYLPQSRKDLLDKALKLLLGEWDTRRGVQVEDELKMSDKEKIILLERFAAPMVRNAELLVHPEDARKRFGRAMSGLRSQGIEPDLVLRHLLERSGVLRQNAVDGRIAFVHRTFRDFLAAGEFVKSGELGYLVEHAHDDALNEVVFMVAAQARAREAGDLLARLLERARKRGNREVADRLSLLAAAEMSYVDVIEPEQVRTDVLAAVRRLIPPAGFDQAELLAKAGAFVIDLLPGPAEIARHASADADLVAARVIRTLALIGGEESWEKIQAFSRTHRGSVIDELLRAWRHNEYSEEYAATLLSTVDFGDFVLEVHRWDVLRRLRHLRTLTAIQLVGDMTLDDPALGLHPLTRLPALRHLEIKSNDVVHDLEGLVACRALRSLWITGFGSALTDLSALSRMHLTDLRLHAGTLDAIQALASVEGTYLPRLSVRHRKLVDGLDVLPEGLRVGELVVDMGADQRDLRGITRLADVHTVAAAGIPSVAEVDELAALPSLRALVLTAATPARDLVRLRRLGALRIELSGLTPADERAAREALPEADLVLHLDQAASITER, encoded by the coding sequence CCTGGCCGAGCTGCGGCGGGTCGAGTTCCCGGCCGTGTCCGACGGCGACTCGCAGGCCGCGCTCGACGCGGCGGCGGTTGCCCTCGACGCCGCCGACGTGGGCGGGCTCGTCCGCACGAACCCCGCCGTGCTCGTCGACGAAGACCGCCTGCGGGCCCGCGTCCGCACCGCCGGCGGCCAGGCGCTCGACGCGGCCGCCCTGGGCGCCGACGCGACCGCGGCGTTCCACCGCCTGCTCGACGAGTGCTGCCGGCGCGTCGCCCGCCGCGCCCGGGCCGTCGACGAGGTGATGCGCGCCGTGCAGGCCGGGATGGCCGGCGACGTGCTGAAGATCCGTCGCGCCGTCGCCGACCTGCAGAGCCAGGAGGATCGGCGCACGCGCGACCGCGCCGAAGCCTTCGAGCAGCACTACCTGTCCTACCTCGCCACGGACTACGCCACGTTCGAGCTGTTCCAGGTCGGCCACGGCCGCGCCCCCGTGCGCCACTCGTTCTCGCAGTACTACGCGGCCCCGTCGGTCACGCGCCAGGGCGGGACGGCCGCGGGCTCGGCGCTGACGGGCGCGGGCACCAACACCGCCCACGCGCTGGCCGCCGAGCGGCGCGTGCTGCTGGTCGGCGGCGCGGGCGCCGGGAAGACGACACTGCTGCAGTGGCTGGCCTACACGGCGGCCACCGCAGAGTTCACCGGCGACGGCGAAAGCGAAGACCCCTGGCGCGGCGTCGTGCCGTTTTTCGTGCCGCTGCGCGAGTTCGCCGACCGCGGCCTGCCCCAGCCCGAAGACCTCGTGCGCGTGACGGCCCCGGCGCTGGCCGGCGAGAAACCCGCCCGGTGGGTCAGCGAGCTGCTGCGCTCCGGGCGCGCGATGGTGCTCGTCGACGGCGTCGACGAGGTCCTGCAGCCGCGGCGAGAGGAGGTGCGCCGCTGGCTCGAAGGCCTGCTGCGCGGGTACCCCGGAGCGCGCTACGTCGTGAGCACCCGGCCCGCCGTCGTCGACCCGGAGTGGCCGATCGCCGGCGAGCCGTTCCCCGCGTACGAGCTGCTGCCGCTGAGCGGGCGGGGCATGCGGGAGCTCATCGGCAACTGGTTCAGCGCCGCCCGCGCGATGGAGACCGACGAGCTGCAGCGCTCCTGGCTCGCCGACTGCGAACAACGCCTCGGCGACTCGCTCGCGACCCGCCCGGACGTGCGCGGACTCGTCTCGAGCCCGTTGTTGTGCTCCCTGCTGTGCGCGCTCTACCGGCGGGAGAACATGTACCTCCCGCAGAGCCGCAAAGACCTGCTCGACAAAGCGCTGAAGCTGCTGCTCGGCGAGTGGGACACTCGGCGCGGGGTGCAGGTCGAGGACGAGCTGAAGATGTCGGACAAGGAGAAGATCATCCTCCTGGAGCGGTTCGCCGCGCCGATGGTCCGCAACGCCGAACTGCTCGTGCACCCCGAAGACGCGCGCAAGCGCTTCGGCCGCGCCATGTCCGGGCTGCGCTCGCAGGGCATCGAGCCCGACCTGGTGCTGCGGCACCTGCTCGAGCGCAGCGGCGTGCTGCGGCAGAACGCCGTGGACGGGCGGATCGCGTTCGTGCACCGCACGTTCCGCGATTTCCTCGCGGCGGGTGAGTTCGTGAAGTCCGGCGAGCTCGGCTATCTCGTCGAGCACGCCCACGACGACGCGCTCAACGAGGTCGTGTTCATGGTCGCCGCCCAGGCCCGCGCACGGGAGGCCGGCGATCTGCTGGCCAGGCTGCTGGAGCGGGCGCGCAAGCGCGGCAACCGCGAGGTGGCCGACCGGCTGTCGCTGCTGGCCGCGGCGGAGATGAGCTACGTCGACGTGATCGAGCCCGAGCAGGTGCGCACCGACGTGCTGGCCGCGGTCCGCAGGCTCATCCCGCCCGCCGGGTTCGACCAGGCGGAGCTGCTGGCCAAGGCCGGCGCGTTCGTGATCGACCTGCTCCCCGGGCCGGCCGAGATCGCCCGGCACGCGAGCGCCGACGCGGATCTGGTGGCGGCGCGCGTGATCCGCACGCTCGCGCTGATCGGCGGCGAGGAGTCGTGGGAGAAGATCCAGGCGTTCAGCCGCACGCACCGGGGTTCGGTGATCGACGAGCTGCTGCGCGCCTGGCGCCATAATGAGTACTCCGAGGAGTACGCCGCCACCCTGCTGTCCACTGTGGACTTCGGCGACTTCGTGCTGGAGGTGCACCGCTGGGACGTGCTGCGCCGGCTGCGCCACCTCCGCACGCTCACGGCGATCCAGCTCGTCGGCGACATGACGCTCGACGACCCGGCCCTCGGGCTGCACCCGCTCACCCGGCTGCCCGCCCTGCGCCACCTCGAGATCAAGTCCAACGACGTCGTCCACGACCTCGAAGGGCTCGTCGCCTGCCGCGCGCTGCGTTCCCTGTGGATCACCGGCTTCGGCAGTGCGCTGACCGACCTTTCGGCGCTGTCGCGCATGCACCTCACCGACCTGCGGCTGCACGCCGGCACGCTCGACGCGATCCAAGCCCTGGCGTCGGTCGAGGGCACCTACCTGCCGCGGTTGTCGGTGCGCCACCGCAAACTCGTCGACGGCCTGGACGTGCTGCCCGAGGGCCTGCGCGTGGGCGAACTCGTGGTCGACATGGGCGCGGACCAGCGCGACCTGCGGGGCATCACCCGCCTCGCCGACGTGCACACCGTCGCCGCGGCCGGCATTCCCTCCGTCGCGGAGGTCGACGAGCTCGCCGCGCTGCCGTCGTTGCGCGCCCTCGTCCTCACCGCCGCGACCCCGGCGCGTGACCTCGTGCGCCTTCGTCGGCTCGGCGCGCTGCGCATCGAGCTGTCGGGCCTCACCCCGGCCGACGAGCGGGCGGCGCGCGAGGCGCTGCCGGAAGCCGACCTCGT